In a single window of the Pseudoxanthomonas sp. F37 genome:
- a CDS encoding folate-binding protein — protein MAYNLSPTTTPVFGLPDHALVTLEGPDAVAFAHAQFANDVAALAPGHWQWNAWLTPKGRVIAVFALARLAEDRVWLVLPDHPADTFAEALRRFVFRRKLKIQAPADRAIGGAHAAPARAQGPLLGTVDDTVELDMGGDGGPRTLRIGSTAPHDEAARSAWQVSDLRHGLPRLPASQREQWTPQQLALDRLAAYSVKKGCYPGQEIVARTHFLGKAKRSLQCFAAAGPVVAGTPVRHDGQDAGEVVCVAPDGARSVLLAVMPLEHAGTGLFAGGHALERLPLYDGLRR, from the coding sequence TTGGCTTACAACCTTTCCCCTACCACTACGCCGGTTTTCGGCCTGCCCGACCATGCGCTGGTGACGCTGGAAGGCCCGGATGCCGTGGCTTTCGCCCACGCCCAGTTCGCCAACGATGTCGCCGCGCTGGCGCCCGGACACTGGCAGTGGAATGCGTGGCTGACGCCCAAAGGGCGCGTGATCGCGGTGTTCGCGCTGGCCCGGCTGGCCGAGGACCGCGTGTGGCTGGTGCTGCCCGACCACCCTGCCGACACCTTCGCCGAAGCGCTGCGTCGTTTCGTGTTTAGACGAAAGTTGAAGATCCAGGCGCCCGCGGACCGGGCCATCGGAGGCGCCCATGCCGCGCCGGCGCGCGCACAAGGCCCCCTGCTGGGCACCGTGGACGACACGGTGGAACTGGACATGGGGGGCGATGGCGGCCCGCGCACGCTGCGGATCGGGTCCACGGCGCCGCACGACGAGGCGGCACGCAGCGCATGGCAGGTGTCGGACCTGCGCCACGGCCTGCCCCGCCTGCCGGCGTCCCAGCGCGAGCAGTGGACGCCGCAACAGCTGGCGCTGGACCGGCTGGCCGCCTACAGCGTGAAGAAAGGCTGCTATCCCGGCCAGGAAATCGTGGCGCGCACGCATTTCCTGGGCAAGGCGAAGCGCTCGCTGCAGTGTTTCGCCGCCGCAGGCCCCGTGGTGGCGGGCACCCCGGTGCGCCACGACGGACAGGACGCGGGTGAGGTGGTGTGCGTGGCGCCCGACGGCGCGCGCAGCGTGCTGCTGGCGGTGATGCCGCTGGAGCATGCGGGCACCGGCCTGTTCGCCGGCGGCCACGCGCTGGAGCGGCTCCCGCTGTACGACGGCCTGCGCCGCTGA
- a CDS encoding DUF1674 domain-containing protein yields the protein MIGQTPPTPDPDPGTQPSETSSPRAGNGAAGAEVAKEIGGRDGPEPTRYGDWEKNGRCIDF from the coding sequence ATGATAGGTCAAACACCCCCGACTCCCGACCCCGATCCCGGAACACAGCCATCCGAAACCTCCTCCCCGCGTGCGGGTAACGGAGCGGCAGGAGCGGAGGTGGCGAAGGAGATCGGCGGACGCGACGGGCCCGAGCCCACGCGATACGGGGATTGGGAGAAGAACGGGCGCTGCATCGATTTCTGA
- the sdhC gene encoding succinate dehydrogenase, cytochrome b556 subunit, whose product MATPQRPLSPHLQVYRWQIQMVTSILHRATGIVLAAGALLITAGLMALMIGPEAWTCVTTHAGAWYGQAFLFAWTWAFAYHLCNGIRHIVQDFAIGYSIATFVRSSWLSVIGSLVITALVWGYVLLGGGA is encoded by the coding sequence ATGGCGACTCCACAACGTCCGCTTTCCCCCCATCTGCAGGTCTATCGCTGGCAGATCCAGATGGTGACCTCCATCCTGCACCGCGCCACCGGCATCGTCCTGGCCGCCGGCGCGCTGCTGATCACCGCCGGCCTGATGGCGCTGATGATCGGGCCCGAAGCCTGGACCTGCGTCACCACGCACGCCGGCGCCTGGTACGGCCAGGCCTTCCTGTTCGCCTGGACCTGGGCCTTCGCCTACCACCTGTGCAACGGCATCCGCCACATCGTGCAGGACTTCGCCATCGGCTACAGCATCGCCACGTTCGTGCGCAGCAGCTGGCTGTCGGTGATCGGCAGCCTGGTCATCACCGCCCTGGTCTGGGGCTATGTGCTGCTGGGAGGTGGCGCGTGA
- the sdhD gene encoding succinate dehydrogenase, hydrophobic membrane anchor protein, protein MSNFRTPIKNARGLGSAKTGTEHFVHQRLTATALVALTLWFLVFVLSLLGADYVTATAAIAKPWNAVLLVGFLVAMFWHAQLGLQVVLEDYIHNSLLALAVQTTVKFIAVLGAIVGVFAVARIALGN, encoded by the coding sequence GTGAGCAATTTCCGCACCCCCATCAAGAATGCGCGCGGCCTGGGCTCGGCGAAGACCGGTACCGAACACTTCGTCCACCAGCGCCTCACCGCCACCGCGCTGGTCGCGCTGACCCTGTGGTTCCTGGTGTTCGTCCTCAGCCTGCTGGGCGCGGATTACGTCACCGCCACCGCGGCCATCGCCAAGCCGTGGAACGCGGTGCTGCTGGTCGGCTTCCTGGTGGCCATGTTCTGGCACGCCCAGCTCGGCCTGCAGGTCGTGCTGGAGGATTACATCCACAACTCGCTGCTCGCCCTGGCGGTGCAGACCACCGTCAAGTTCATCGCCGTGCTGGGCGCCATCGTCGGCGTCTTCGCCGTGGCCCGCATCGCGCTGGGGAATTGA
- the sdhA gene encoding succinate dehydrogenase flavoprotein subunit: MSAYKITEHKYDMVVVGAGGAGLRATFGLAAKGLQTVCLTKVFPTRSHTVAAQGGISAALGNMGEDDWRYHFYDTIKGSDWLGDQDAIEYMCREAIPAIIELEHYGVPFSRTEDGKIYQRPFGGMTTRFGEGPPAQRTCAAADRTGHAMLHTLYQQSLAHDARFMVEYFALDLIFDEEGACRGVLALDMATGTLHLFRSHGVVLATGGYGRAYFSATSAHTCTGDGGGMVMRAGLPMQDMEFVQFHPTGIYGAGCLITEGVRGEGGILRNSNGERFMERYAPHYKDLASRDVVSRSMTIEIREGRGVGEHKDHILLDLTHLGPEVINEKLPGIAESAHIFAGVDVTKQPIPVIPTVHYNMGGIPTNYHGEVVRKVGDNPDAVVPGLYAIGEAACVSVHGANRLGSNSLLDLVVFGRAVANRCAETIKSGASHKPLAGDACDKALSHLDKLRNANGDTPTAVIRDNMQRTMQADAAVFRTSKTLKEGCDKMADIFASFQDVKVSDRSLVWNSDLIETYELHNLLLNAVATINSAEQRHESRGAHAHEDFPERDDVNWQKHTLVNVADDGTCSFDSRPVHMYTLSKDVDVVPPKPRVY; encoded by the coding sequence ATGTCCGCTTACAAGATCACCGAACACAAGTACGACATGGTCGTGGTGGGCGCCGGCGGCGCCGGCCTGCGCGCGACCTTCGGCCTGGCCGCCAAGGGCCTGCAGACCGTCTGCCTGACCAAGGTCTTCCCGACCCGCTCGCACACCGTGGCGGCGCAGGGCGGCATTTCCGCCGCGCTGGGCAACATGGGCGAGGACGACTGGCGCTACCACTTCTACGACACCATCAAGGGTTCGGACTGGCTGGGCGACCAGGACGCCATCGAGTACATGTGCCGCGAGGCCATCCCGGCCATCATCGAGCTGGAGCACTACGGCGTGCCGTTCTCCCGCACCGAGGACGGCAAGATCTACCAGCGTCCGTTCGGCGGCATGACCACCCGGTTCGGCGAAGGTCCGCCGGCGCAGCGCACCTGCGCCGCCGCCGACCGCACCGGCCATGCCATGCTGCACACGCTGTACCAGCAGTCGCTGGCGCACGACGCGCGCTTCATGGTGGAGTACTTCGCGCTGGACCTGATCTTCGACGAGGAAGGCGCCTGCCGTGGCGTGCTGGCCCTGGACATGGCCACCGGCACGCTGCACCTGTTCCGTTCGCATGGCGTGGTGCTGGCCACCGGCGGCTACGGCCGCGCCTATTTCTCGGCGACCTCCGCCCATACCTGCACCGGCGACGGCGGCGGCATGGTGATGCGCGCCGGCCTGCCGATGCAGGACATGGAGTTCGTGCAGTTCCACCCCACCGGCATCTACGGCGCGGGCTGCCTGATCACCGAGGGCGTGCGCGGCGAAGGCGGCATCCTGCGCAACAGCAACGGCGAGCGCTTCATGGAGCGCTACGCCCCGCACTACAAGGACCTGGCCTCGCGCGACGTGGTCAGCCGTTCGATGACCATCGAGATCCGCGAAGGCCGCGGCGTGGGCGAGCACAAGGACCACATCCTGCTCGACCTGACCCACCTGGGCCCGGAAGTGATCAACGAGAAGCTGCCCGGCATCGCCGAGAGCGCCCACATCTTCGCCGGCGTGGACGTGACCAAGCAGCCCATCCCGGTCATCCCGACCGTGCACTACAACATGGGCGGCATCCCGACCAACTACCACGGCGAAGTGGTGCGCAAGGTCGGCGACAACCCGGATGCCGTGGTGCCCGGCCTGTACGCCATCGGCGAGGCCGCCTGCGTGTCGGTGCATGGCGCCAACCGCCTGGGTTCCAACTCGCTGCTGGACCTGGTGGTGTTCGGCCGCGCGGTGGCCAACCGCTGCGCCGAGACGATCAAGAGCGGGGCATCGCACAAGCCGCTGGCGGGCGACGCCTGCGACAAGGCGCTGTCGCACCTGGACAAGCTGCGCAACGCCAACGGCGACACGCCCACGGCCGTCATCCGCGACAACATGCAGCGCACCATGCAGGCCGACGCCGCCGTGTTCCGCACCAGCAAGACGCTGAAGGAAGGCTGCGACAAGATGGCCGACATCTTCGCCAGCTTCCAGGACGTGAAGGTCAGCGACCGTTCGCTGGTCTGGAACTCGGACCTGATCGAGACCTACGAACTGCACAACCTGCTGCTCAACGCCGTGGCCACCATCAACTCGGCCGAACAGCGCCACGAGAGCCGCGGCGCGCACGCGCACGAGGATTTCCCCGAGCGCGACGACGTCAACTGGCAGAAGCACACGCTGGTCAACGTGGCCGACGACGGCACCTGCAGCTTCGATTCCCGCCCGGTGCACATGTACACGCTCAGCAAGGACGTGGACGTGGTGCCGCCCAAGCCGCGCGTTTACTGA
- a CDS encoding succinate dehydrogenase iron-sulfur subunit produces the protein MAEFSLPKNSRVTQGKHFPAKGAKNVRTFKVYRWNPDDGANPRTDTYEIDLDKCGPMVLDALIKIKNEIDPTLTFRRSCREGICGSCAMNIDGTNTLACTKAIGDCGKAEVPIYPLPHMDVVKDLVPDLTHFYAQYASIKPWIRTQTPPPPDRERLQSPEDRKKLDGLYECILCACCSTSCPSYWWNGERYLGPAILLQAYRWIADSRDEDTGARLDDLEDPFKLYRCHTIMNCARTCPKGLNPALAIAEIKKLMMARRA, from the coding sequence ATGGCCGAATTTTCCCTCCCGAAGAACTCGCGCGTCACCCAGGGCAAGCACTTCCCCGCGAAGGGCGCCAAGAACGTGCGCACCTTCAAGGTGTACCGCTGGAACCCGGACGACGGCGCCAACCCGCGCACCGACACCTACGAGATCGACCTCGACAAGTGCGGGCCGATGGTCCTGGACGCGCTGATCAAGATCAAGAACGAGATCGACCCCACGCTGACGTTCCGCCGCTCGTGCCGCGAAGGCATCTGCGGTTCGTGCGCCATGAACATCGACGGCACCAACACGCTGGCCTGCACCAAGGCCATCGGCGATTGCGGCAAGGCGGAAGTGCCCATCTATCCGCTGCCGCACATGGACGTGGTGAAGGACCTGGTGCCGGACCTGACCCACTTCTACGCGCAGTACGCCTCCATCAAGCCCTGGATCCGCACGCAGACCCCGCCGCCGCCGGATCGCGAGCGCCTGCAGTCGCCGGAAGACCGCAAGAAGCTGGACGGCCTGTACGAGTGCATCCTGTGCGCCTGCTGCTCGACCAGCTGCCCCAGCTACTGGTGGAACGGCGAGCGCTACCTGGGCCCGGCCATCCTGCTGCAAGCCTACCGCTGGATCGCCGACTCGCGCGATGAGGACACCGGTGCCCGCCTGGACGATCTGGAAGACCCGTTCAAGCTGTACCGCTGCCACACCATCATGAACTGCGCGCGCACCTGCCCGAAGGGCCTGAATCCGGCGCTGGCGATCGCCGAGATCAAGAAGCTGATGATGGCGCGTCGCGCCTGA
- a CDS encoding MAPEG family protein: MGAASATAILWPAVAMAGLTFLVWVRLYQVRLGEMARKRIHAQSLASAADAARLLSDTRASDNFRNLFEVPVLFYAGVLLAAQLGVADAASLALAWAFVGLRAAHSLVQCTSNHVMTRFAAYALATLALLALWVRIALALAAA; the protein is encoded by the coding sequence ATGGGCGCCGCATCCGCCACGGCGATCCTCTGGCCCGCGGTGGCGATGGCGGGCCTGACCTTCCTGGTGTGGGTCAGGCTGTACCAGGTGCGCCTGGGCGAAATGGCGCGCAAGCGCATCCATGCGCAATCGCTGGCCAGCGCCGCCGATGCGGCGCGGCTGCTGTCCGATACCCGCGCGTCGGACAACTTCCGCAACCTGTTCGAGGTTCCCGTGCTGTTCTACGCGGGCGTGCTGCTGGCCGCGCAGCTGGGCGTGGCGGACGCGGCCTCGCTGGCGTTGGCCTGGGCGTTCGTCGGCCTGCGTGCCGCGCACAGCCTGGTGCAGTGCACGTCCAACCACGTCATGACCCGCTTCGCGGCCTATGCGCTGGCGACCCTGGCGCTGTTGGCGTTGTGGGTGCGGATCGCCCTGGCCCTGGCCGCCGCATGA
- a CDS encoding succinate dehydrogenase assembly factor 2: MSDDPELKRIRWRCRRGMRELDQLFDRYLARCWATESEPQRVVFLRLLDCEDDKLWRWFMGYEQCPDAELAALVERIRQLPA, translated from the coding sequence ATGAGCGACGATCCCGAGCTCAAGCGCATCCGCTGGCGCTGCCGGCGCGGCATGCGCGAACTGGACCAGCTGTTCGACCGCTACCTGGCGCGCTGCTGGGCGACCGAATCCGAGCCGCAGCGGGTGGTTTTCCTACGCCTGCTCGATTGCGAGGACGATAAGCTCTGGCGCTGGTTCATGGGCTACGAGCAGTGTCCCGATGCGGAACTCGCCGCGCTGGTCGAACGGATCCGTCAACTGCCGGCTTGA
- a CDS encoding lipoprotein-releasing ABC transporter permease subunit, producing the protein MFKPIPVAIGLRYLRAKRRNGFISFISLASVVGIALGVMILITTLSVMSGFQREIRDRLLQATAHATVMGAGEAMQDWPHATKIAMDDPRVVGAAPFIHVQAMLTGKADPQGALVTGILPGEEPKVSVIGSKMKAGTLDSLKPGEFHILLGQELAAWLRVGVGDSVVVTAGDFQGTPMGAMPKIKRFTVTGIFAVGHNDVDRNLALVHMGDLQRVLRMGEGVTGVRLKLHDMYQAWDVARDLALRLQGPYRISDWTSENANLYHSLKMEKTVMGILLSFIILMGAFSLVNSQVMLVTDKQADIAILRTLGLTPRGVMQVFMVQGVLIGVMGTVLGVIGGILLTINLEHILAAIEAVFNVTLLPSDVYYITGLPYELDAGEVVLIAAVALTMSFLATLYPAWRAARTQPAEALRYE; encoded by the coding sequence ATGTTCAAACCCATCCCCGTCGCCATCGGCCTGCGCTATCTCCGCGCCAAGCGCCGCAACGGTTTCATCTCCTTCATCTCGCTGGCCTCGGTCGTCGGCATCGCCCTGGGCGTGATGATCCTGATCACCACGCTGTCGGTGATGAGCGGCTTCCAGCGCGAGATCCGCGACCGCCTGCTGCAGGCCACCGCGCACGCCACCGTGATGGGGGCGGGCGAGGCCATGCAGGACTGGCCCCATGCCACCAAGATCGCGATGGATGATCCGCGCGTGGTGGGTGCGGCCCCCTTCATCCACGTGCAGGCCATGCTGACCGGCAAGGCCGACCCGCAGGGCGCGCTGGTCACCGGCATCCTGCCGGGCGAGGAGCCCAAGGTCTCGGTGATCGGCAGCAAGATGAAGGCCGGCACGCTGGATTCGCTGAAGCCGGGCGAGTTCCACATCCTGCTGGGACAGGAACTGGCGGCCTGGCTGCGTGTCGGTGTGGGCGACAGCGTGGTGGTCACCGCCGGCGATTTCCAGGGCACGCCCATGGGGGCGATGCCCAAGATCAAGCGCTTCACCGTCACCGGCATCTTCGCGGTGGGCCACAACGACGTGGACCGCAACCTGGCGCTCGTGCACATGGGCGACCTGCAGCGCGTGCTGCGGATGGGCGAGGGCGTCACCGGCGTGCGCCTGAAGCTGCACGACATGTACCAGGCGTGGGACGTGGCGCGCGACCTCGCATTGCGTCTGCAGGGGCCGTACCGGATCAGCGACTGGACCAGCGAGAACGCCAACCTCTACCACTCGCTGAAGATGGAGAAGACGGTGATGGGCATCCTGTTGTCCTTCATCATCCTGATGGGCGCCTTCTCGCTGGTGAACTCGCAGGTGATGCTGGTCACCGACAAGCAGGCCGACATCGCCATCCTGCGCACGCTGGGCCTGACGCCGCGCGGGGTGATGCAGGTCTTCATGGTGCAGGGCGTGCTGATCGGCGTGATGGGCACGGTGCTGGGCGTGATTGGCGGCATCCTGCTGACCATCAACCTGGAACACATCCTGGCGGCCATCGAAGCGGTGTTCAACGTCACCCTGCTGCCGTCGGACGTCTACTACATCACGGGTCTGCCTTACGAACTGGATGCGGGCGAGGTGGTGCTGATCGCGGCGGTCGCGCTGACGATGAGCTTCCTGGCCACGCTGTACCCGGCGTGGCGCGCCGCCCGCACCCAGCCCGCGGAGGCGCTGCGTTATGAATGA
- the lolD gene encoding lipoprotein-releasing ABC transporter ATP-binding protein LolD, with translation MNESIRTAVIHAEALGKTYAEGKLRTPVFDGLELNVQPGETVAIVGASGAGKSTLLHLLGGLDTPTSGEVYVAGKKMSSLSDAARGQLRNTSLGFVYQFHHLLPEFTALENVMMPVMLGGAATADAAARAKALLESVGLGHRLEHKPGELSGGERQRAAVARALVNQPACVLGDEPTGNLDEKTAATVFDLMLQLNRAQKTSLVLVTHDRRLARRLDRVLELHEGKLRELAPDAV, from the coding sequence ATGAATGAGTCCATCCGCACCGCCGTCATCCACGCCGAAGCGCTGGGCAAGACCTACGCCGAGGGCAAGCTGCGCACGCCCGTGTTCGACGGCCTGGAGCTCAACGTGCAGCCCGGCGAGACCGTGGCCATCGTCGGTGCCTCGGGCGCCGGCAAGAGCACGCTGCTGCACCTGCTGGGCGGCCTGGATACGCCCACGTCCGGCGAGGTCTACGTGGCCGGCAAGAAGATGTCGTCGCTGTCGGACGCGGCGCGCGGCCAGCTGCGCAACACGTCGCTGGGCTTCGTCTACCAGTTCCACCACCTGCTGCCCGAGTTCACCGCGCTGGAGAACGTGATGATGCCGGTGATGCTGGGCGGTGCCGCGACGGCCGACGCCGCCGCGCGCGCGAAGGCATTGCTGGAATCGGTGGGCCTGGGGCATCGCCTCGAGCACAAGCCCGGCGAGCTGTCCGGCGGCGAACGTCAGCGCGCCGCGGTCGCCCGCGCCCTGGTCAACCAGCCGGCCTGCGTGCTCGGCGACGAACCGACCGGCAATCTGGACGAGAAGACGGCGGCGACGGTGTTCGACCTGATGCTGCAGCTCAACCGCGCGCAGAAGACCAGCCTGGTGCTGGTGACCCACGACCGCCGCCTGGCGCGCCGGCTGGACCGCGTGCTGGAGCTGCACGAGGGCAAGTTGCGCGAGCTGGCGCCCGACGCGGTGTGA
- a CDS encoding antibiotic biosynthesis monooxygenase family protein, producing the protein MIEGLGFCVIYRARIRPGMEAQYIAAWSTLTSLIRAERGGLGSRLHKGTDGIWYAYAQWPSAQARSDAFALPSAHPAAQADMADCVLEFLPEIPLDPIVDLLVPVSGWPPDSSPTSNPLRGPA; encoded by the coding sequence ATGATTGAAGGACTGGGCTTCTGCGTAATCTACCGTGCACGGATTCGTCCCGGCATGGAGGCGCAGTACATCGCGGCCTGGTCGACATTGACCAGCCTGATACGCGCGGAGCGCGGCGGCCTGGGCTCCCGGCTGCACAAGGGCACGGATGGGATCTGGTACGCGTATGCCCAATGGCCCAGTGCCCAGGCGCGCTCTGACGCATTCGCACTGCCGAGCGCACATCCGGCAGCGCAGGCAGACATGGCGGACTGTGTGCTGGAGTTTCTTCCGGAGATACCACTTGATCCGATCGTGGACCTGCTTGTGCCGGTATCCGGGTGGCCGCCTGACAGTTCACCCACGTCGAACCCGCTTCGCGGGCCGGCATAA
- a CDS encoding integron integrase yields the protein MLERVVKRLRVGHYSLRTERAYPGWIRSFILANGKRHPRELGATHVEAFLTRLAVEGHVAASTQNQALSAILFLYRDVLGMKLAWMDDVVRAKRPRRIPTVLSQAEVRTLLANMEGRMAVLARLLYDTGIRLMEGVRLRVKDVDFARNEITVREGKGGKDRRTVLPASRAPALQAEVERVHVLHQCDLGRGAGEVWLPHALSRKYPGAARELGWQYLFPARNLSLDPRDGHGRWHHLDEATLSRALKRAQRSAGIHKPVTAHALRHSFATHLSEAGYDIRTVQERLGHTDVATTQVYTHVLNRGAGAVLSPLDR from the coding sequence TTGCTGGAGCGGGTTGTCAAGCGGTTGCGGGTCGGTCACTACAGCTTGCGCACCGAGCGGGCGTATCCGGGGTGGATACGAAGCTTCATCCTGGCCAATGGGAAACGTCATCCCCGCGAGTTGGGCGCGACACACGTCGAGGCATTCCTGACCCGCCTGGCGGTGGAGGGGCACGTTGCGGCCAGCACGCAGAACCAGGCGCTGTCGGCCATCCTGTTCCTCTATCGAGACGTGCTGGGCATGAAGCTGGCCTGGATGGACGACGTGGTGCGCGCCAAGCGGCCCCGGCGCATTCCCACGGTCCTGTCGCAGGCCGAAGTGCGGACGTTGCTGGCCAACATGGAGGGGCGCATGGCGGTGCTGGCGCGGCTGCTGTATGACACCGGCATTCGGCTGATGGAGGGCGTCCGCCTGCGGGTGAAGGACGTGGACTTCGCCCGCAACGAGATCACGGTGCGGGAGGGCAAGGGCGGCAAGGACCGCCGGACCGTGCTGCCGGCGTCGCGGGCGCCGGCGCTGCAGGCGGAGGTGGAACGCGTACACGTCCTGCATCAGTGCGACCTCGGGCGGGGAGCGGGCGAGGTGTGGCTGCCGCATGCGCTGTCGCGCAAGTATCCCGGAGCGGCGAGAGAATTGGGATGGCAATACCTGTTCCCCGCGCGGAACCTGAGTCTGGACCCGCGCGATGGCCACGGGCGGTGGCACCACCTGGACGAGGCGACGCTGTCGCGGGCGCTGAAGCGCGCGCAGCGTTCGGCAGGCATCCACAAGCCGGTGACGGCGCATGCGCTGCGCCATTCCTTCGCCACCCATCTCAGCGAAGCGGGCTATGACATCCGCACCGTGCAGGAACGGCTGGGGCACACGGACGTCGCCACCACCCAGGTCTACACCCACGTCCTGAACCGCGGCGCGGGCGCGGTGCTCAGCCCGCTGGACCGATGA